One genomic window of Branchiostoma lanceolatum isolate klBraLanc5 chromosome 5, klBraLanc5.hap2, whole genome shotgun sequence includes the following:
- the LOC136435882 gene encoding doublesex- and mab-3-related transcription factor A2-like, translated as MEKREYTCKRCRVHGVVVPLRGHKQNCQWRHCQCPGCKQVVQYRDEHAKEINARRESGISAADVISIANLHRGTPAAAPTKPSSLSAKRQVKQAARGVRNKALYESLNQKMMDFAKNSPGLHPMAHVRKAIVESQAENPPSKKRTTTEYVYTDTCLYKGYNRPDEPVAGTSSASTPFPDVDSDSESPERGTVDRDVQALVEVFPGAEENLGIAVLRDIRRGSSNLEEAVEQLIAMFHVPSPAQRSTSPAATRTTPPRLAKLVNMFPMVNADVLRAIVQKSSDTPTATSRVLALFSPPGAPQTSGPRSTPRAEGPRKKRPRALQFSMHQKDLQEAVPLGSTSTVEYTPGPRTPQKPVFRGLLNFNKSFESAEQAAAQAEDESGGGRYTITPAARKTPLKKRLTSCKICAAPVDKNDKNCLACGNQVSNRMYRY; from the exons ATGGAGAAACGTGAGTACACGTGCAAGCGATGTCGCGTGCACGGAGTAGTGGTTCCTCTGAGGGGGCACAAACAAAACTGCCAGTGGAGGCACTGTCAGTGTCCTGGCTGCAAACAGGTGGTCCAGTACAGAGATGAGCACGCGAAAGAAATCAACGCCAGGAGGGAGAGCGGGATATCTGCTGCCGATGTTATCAGCATCGCCAACCTGCACAGAGGTACGCCTGCGGCCGCCCCGACCAAGCCCTCCAGCCTGTCAGCAAAGCGCCAGGTAAAGCAGGCGGCGCGAGGCGTGAGAAACAAAGCTCTGTACGAGTCCCTGAACCAGAAGATGATGGACTTTGCCAAGAACTCACCAGGGCTGCACCCGATGGCCCACGTCCGCAAAGCCATCGTAGAGTCACAGGCTGAAAACCCTCCGTCGAAAAAGAGGACAACAACGGAATATGTGTACACAGACACCTGCTTGTACAAGGGGTACAACAGGCCAGATGAGCCGGTAGCTGGGACGTCCAGCGCTTCGACCCCCTTCCCTGACGTCGACTCTGACTCAGAGAGCCCTGAGCGCGGTACcgtggacagagatgtacaggCTCTGGTGGAAGTGTTTCCTGGAGCCGAGGAAAACCTCGGGATTGCAGTTCTCCGGGACATACGACGAGGAAGCTCCAACCTGGAGGAGGCCGTGGAACAGCTCATCGCCATGTTCCACGTGCCGTCGCCCGCCCAGCGAAGCACGTCGCCCGCTGCCACGAGAACCACCCCACCCAGGCTGGCAAAACTAGTCAACATGTTTCCAATG GTCAACGCTGATGTGCTTCGCGCAATAGTGCAGAAGTCAAGCGACACGCCCACGGCCACAAGCAGAGTCTTGGCTCTGTTCTCTCCGCCCGGCGCGCCCCAGACCAGCGGGCCAAGATCCACTCCAAGGGCGGAGGGACCCCGCAAGAAGCGCCCGAGGGCCCTCCAGTTCTCCATGCACCAGAAAGATCTGCAGGAAGCGGTACCTCTCGGCAGCACTAGTACTGTCGAATACACGCCAGGGCCCCGCACGCCGCAGAAGCCGGTATTCCGAGGCCTGTTAAATTTTAACAAGTCTTTTGAAAGCGCGGAGCAGGCAGCAGCCCAGGCAGAAGATGAATCTGGAGGGGGCCGCTACACCATCACGCCGGCGGCCAGGAAGACACCACTCAAGAAAAGGCTAACCTCATGCAAGATATGTGCTGCGCCGGTAGACAAAAATGACAAGAACTGTTTGGCGTGTGGTAATCAGGTGTCTAACAGAATGTACAGGTACTAG